In the genome of Anabaena cylindrica PCC 7122, the window TCATTTGAAGCAGTTACACCACCAGAAGAAGAAGAAAATCCTGGTGAAATGCTGACAATTGTTAAAGAAGAACCTGAAAACTACTCAGAAGTTACAGTTACAGGTAATACAGAAACTCATATTTTTGATATTCCAGTTATTGTCATTGAATGTAAAACTTATCTTGATAAAACTATGCTGGAAGGTTCATCACGAGCCGCAGAGGACTTAAAAGCAAGAAATCCAAATAGTTTGTATATTGTACTAATGGAGTGGATAAAGTTGACAAGTGATGTCAATCTTCGCAAGTATAAGGTTGATCAGATTTATGTACTACGTCAGCAGAAAAACACTGATAGAGAATTTAGGTATGAAGAAAAATATATTAAAAATCCAATTAATCCAACTGTAGTTCAACATTTATTCCATAAAGTACGGAAGCATTTAACAATGGACTGGACTGGAGGAATTGAATATGGGATACAGCGCGGTTGGTTGATTGAAGAATAGTTATGTAAGTATTTCAATATAAAGTTGTGCAATTGTAATTGTTCATGTATTTTAGATACTGTTGCTAGTTCTGAGGAGATTGTTGATAGCCGTTGGGCTTCTTTGCAAAGCTTGAAAAAGCAACTTCCAGAATAGTACAATCAACTCAAGTAAGGAATTTGAGTTATAGCTGGTGAAACTATCACGACTCAAGGACAAGTAACTATCCCAAAAGAAATTAGAGATTATCTCAACCTTGACGCAGGTAGCAAGGTTGATTTTGTCATTGATGAAAATAGGATAGTCAAACTTATTCCTTTGAATGTTACTGTTCAAAGCTTATCCGGTATTTTACATCATCCGGGTATGACTCCCTCGACTTTAGAGGAAATGGAAGCAGCAATTAGAGAAGAATCAAGTGATTGGAGTTGATACAAATATTTTAGTGCGCTACCTGACAAAAGATGATGAAGAGCAGTGGGAAAAAGTAGCACTTTCAAGGTGACTAACGAATATACGTTGTTTCATTGATTCAATTTTAAATCTTCCTATCAAATTTTGGGTTTTTGAAGGTTGAAACAACCAATCTTCGTTCCAAATTTCACCACCTTGAAAGGGCTAGTCCTAGTAATTTATTTTTCGGAAGTCACTTACAGGATAATGTCAGACGCTAAAATTGTTGTCAATCCAGTAAGTTGAATTTCCATATCCGCAGTGAAGTTACCGTCACCATTGATTTCTGCCTGTAAGAATAGGTTCCCACCACTAGTAGAGAAGCGTACTTGAGGCCCACTTCCATTAAATGCTGCACTACCGATAAATGTGAAGGCTTGATTACCAGCAAGTAAGATATCGGCATCTATGGACGAAAAATCAATTTTGTCAACCCCTGATGTAAAATCTGTGAAAATATCTCGCGTCACACCTACCTGACTTTCAGCTGTAGCAAAATACTTATAGATGTCGTTGCCTGTGCCGTCAGTTATGGTGTCAGTACCCAAGCCACCTATGAGAGTGTCGTTACCTGCACCACCGTTTATTGTGTCGTTGCCATCTCCACCATTAATGGTGTCGTTACCTGCACCAGTGTTGATAACGTTATTACCCACAGTACCAATGATGCTGTCGTTTCCTGCACCTGTATTCACATTCTCGAAATTGATCGCCGTCTCACCCACAAAGTTGGTGACTCCGGTAGTCATATTCAGTACGTAAGTACCTGCAAAGAAAGTGACATCAAGGGTGTCTATACCTGCACCTCCATCCATTACATCCAGTCCAAGTCCACCGTCAACCGTGTCGTTACCCAAACCACCATTAATCGTATCGTTGCCTGCACCACCGTTAATGATGTCGTTACCAGCACCAGTGTTGATGATGTTATTACCCACAGTACCAATGATGCTGTCGTTACCTGCACCTGTATTCACATTCTCGAAATTGATCGCCGTCTCACCCACAAAGTTGGTGACTCCGGTAGTCATATTCAGTACGTAAGCACCTGCAAAGAAAGTAACATCAAGGGTGTCTATACCTGCACCCCCATCCATCACATCCAATCCAGATCCACCGTCAATTATGTCGTTGCCTAAACCACCGTTAATCGTGTCGTTGCCAGCACCACCGTTAATTGTATCGTTACCAGCACCAGTATTGATGATGTTATTACCCGCAGTGCCGATAATGCTGTCGTTTCCTGCACCTGTGTTCACGTTTTCAAAATTAATTGCCGTCTCACCCACAAAGTTGGTGACTCCGGTAGTCATATTCAGTACGTAAGCACCTGCAAAGAAAGTAACATCAAGGGTGTCTATACCTGCACCCCCATTCATCACATCTACGCCAAATCCACCATCAATTGTGTCGTTGCCAGCACCACCATCAATTGTGTCGTTGCCATCTCCACCCTTGATCGAGTCGTTACCAGCACCAGTGTTGATAACGTTATTACCCGCAGTACCAATGATGCTGTCGTTTCCTGCACCTGTATTCACGTTTTCAAAATTAATTGCCGTCTCACCCACAAAGTTGGTGACTCCGGTAGTCATATTCAGTACGTAAGCACCTGCAAAGAAAGTAACATCAAGGGTGTCTATACCTGCACCCCCATCCATCACATCTAAGCCAAATCCACCGTTAATCGTGTCGTTGCCATCTCCACCGTCAATGGTGTCGTTACCGTCTCCACCGTTAATCGTGTCGTTGCCGTTATTGCCGAATAGGAGATCGTTTCCCAACAAACCTATAAGAATATCATTCCCATTATCACCAAGGATAAGATCGTCTAAATTAGTCCCAGTAGTAGTATTATTGTCGGCCAGGTTGCCATCAAAAATGTCAGTAAAAATTGGGTTAGGCATAATTTTTTTTAATTTTTTGCACCGTGTTAGTACCTACACTTTGCACTTTCCTGATTTCGGACTGGATTAAAAATTAAAAATGAAAGAACGGAGATAAGCAGCTGGGAACAATTAAATCAGGACTTACGCATCTGGTACATTGATAAGGTGTCTCAGATATCAAAAATCTGTTTATTTAGTAGATTTATGCAGTCTGATGTGGTTGGTGAGTTTGCCGAACCACACCCTTGTATATTTTCAATAATCAAACCGGATTCCTATATCAATATAAAATGACTGTCTAGTTGTTAGACACGATACAAGCCTTAACAATAGGAGAATAACAAATCACCAAACAAATACCTTATGAACTTCCGAGACGAATTTAAACTCCTCCTCCGCGCCCGCTACCCGCTGATTTATATACCCACCTACGAAGAAGAACGGGTAGAAGCCGCTATCCGCGAAGAAGCCACAAACCAAGGAAATCGCCCCGTTTATACATGGGATTTTGTCGATGGTTATCAAGGAAACCCCAATGATGTCGGGTTTGGAAAACGCAACCCGTTACAAGCTTTAGAATTTATTGAAAAATTACCAGCTTCCGCCCCAGCAGTCTTAATTCTCCGGGATTATCACCGCTTTTTAGATGATGTGGCTATTTCTCGCAAACTCCGCAACTTAGCCCGACTCCTCAAATCCCAACCGAAAAATATTGTTTTATTATCCCCACGTATTGCTATTCCTGACGATTTAATGGAAGTGTTGACGGTGGTTGAATTTCCCTTACCCGCAGCACCAGAAATTAAAGCCGAGGTAGAACGGTTATTACAAGCCACTGGTAACTCACCTTCTGGTAAATTTCTTGATGACTTGGTGCGTTCTTGTCAAGGTTTATCTATGGAACGGATACGCCGAGTTTTAGCTAGGGCTGTAGCATCCCACGGACAATTACAACCAGAAGACGTTGATTTAGTTTTGGAGGAAAAACGCCAAACTATCCGCCAAACCCAAATCCTGGACTTTTACCCAGCCACTGAGCAGATTTCTGATATAGGAGGACTTGATAACCTTAAAGACTGGTTAATTCGTCGTGGTGGCGCATTTACAGAAAAAGCACGACAGTACGGATTACCACACCCCCGTGGGTTAATGTTGGTGGGGATTCAAGGAACTGGAAAATCATTAACAGCTAAAGCGATCGCACATAATTGGCATTTACCCCTGTTACGCTTAGATGTAGGGCGTTTATTTGGCGGTTTAGTCGGTGAATCAGAATCCCGCACTCGCCAAATGATTCAAGTCGCAGAAGCCCTCGCACCTTGTATTTTATGGATTGATGAAATTGATAAAGCCTTTTCTGGTTTAGGTAGTAAAGGTGATGCAGGAACAACTAGCCGCGTATTTGGAACATTTATCAGTTGGTTAGCAGAAAAAACATCCCCCGTGTTTGTCGTCTGTACGGCTAACGATATCCAAGCCTTACCCCCAGAAATGTTACGGAAAGGGCGATTTGATGAAATTTTCTTTGTCGGTTTACCCAGCCAAGAGGAGAGAAAAGCAATTTTTAATGTCCATTTATCCCGATTGCGTTCCTATAACTTGAAAGCCTATGACATTGATAGGTTAGCCTACGAAACTCCTGATTTTTCGGGCGCAGAGATTGAGCAAACCTTAATTGAAGCGATGCACATCGGATTTAGTCAAAATCGTGACTTTACCACCGATGATGTTTTAGAATCAGCCAGTCAAATCATACCTTTGGCCCGAACTGCGGTAGAGCAGATTCAAAAATTGCAAGAATGGGCTGCTTCTGGGAGAGCGCGTCTAGCTTCCAAGCAGAATCCATTGAGCGATACCTTTGGTAAACTGTGCTAACCAGATAATAATTTAGTCGATAATACTTAATCAATAGTTCATCCTGACATCATGAATTAATATGGACTATTGATTTAGTGGTTTTGAGGTTCTCACTATGATTGTTGGTGTATTTAAATATATACTTGGTTTTTTATTAGCGATCGCTGTTTTATTAGGTAGTGGACTGACAGTGGCCCTTTATTTTGTCAATCGTACCGCCATACCGCCAGAAAGACCCAAATTTGCTAATGATAATCCCAAGCCGAAACCGGATAAACCAAAAGCAATTCAGGTCAAAGCTAATCCTAAATCTAGCCCTGAATCCACTCCTACTCCTACCCCTACTCCCACAGAATCACCCAAGTCATTACCACCAGGAGCTTACCAAGGTTTAGTAACTTGGCCTCAAGGCTTGAGTATGCGAGAACAACCCACTATGGATGCAAAGAGTGTGGGTGGAGTTTCCGCTAATCAAAAAGTGATCATTTTAGAAGAAAGCCAGGATAAAAACTGGCAAAAAATTCGTGTTGAAGGTAGTGATCAAGAAGGTTGGGTAAAAGCAGGTAACACTAAAAAGGTAGAATAGCAAAAGGGCAGCATACTCACCATGCAAGGGTTTATTAATTGACATAATTAGATGCAACTACATAAGAGTTACTCACCCGTTGTTGTTGATATTTTGTCAGCATGATTGTCGCGTCATCAGCTGATAAAGGATGACTAAACAGATACCCTTGCATAACTTCACATTCAAGAAGTCTCAATATGCTCAATTGTTCTTGAGTTTCTACTCCTTCTGCAACTACTGATAAATTCAGTCTATGTGCTAAGGCAATTATGGCTGTTGTAATTGCTGTTTGATTATCACCATTGGCCAAATCACGCACAAAGGACTGATCAATTTTTAAAGAATGGACAGGAAAGTCCTTTAAATAACTGAGAGAGCTATATCCCGTACCAAAATCATCTATAGATATAAAGACTCCTATATTATCTAATTCCCTGAGAATATTTTGAGTCAATTTTACATCTTGCATAGCCACAGTTTCAGTAATCTCTAATTCTAAATACTTGTGTTCTAATTTTGTTGCCGATAGTACCTGTTCAATCATGTTAACTAAGTTCGGTTGCTGAAACTGTCTAGCTGAGAGGTTGACAGCTATTGATAAATGTGGTAAATTAATATTCTCTTGCCAAGCTTTGTTTTGTAAACAAGCAGTTCTTAAAACCCATTCAGAAATTGGTAAAATCAATCCATTTTCTTCAGCAATAGGGATAAAAGTTGCTGGGGGAATTAAACCTAAGTTGGGATGTTGCCAACGTAAGAGAGCTTCCATTTTAGTGATTTCACCCGTAGAGCTATTTACCTGCGGTTGGTAGAACAATTTAAATTCTTCTCGCTCTAAAGCATAGTGTAGGCTATTTTCTAAAATGAATAATTCTGGGGCTTGGGAATTGATAGCTGCATGATATAATTTGTAGTGATTACGTCCCTGGGATTTTACACGAGATAAAGCTGCATCAGCATTTTTAATTAGGGTATTTGCATCTTCTCCGTGTTGGGGATAGAGCGAAACTCCAATACTGGGACTAATATTTAAATGGTAATTCTCTATTTTGAATCCTTGTTTGAAAGCAGCAAAGATCCGCTTTTGGATGGCTTCAATATCGTTAATGTCGCTGATTTTTTGTAACAAAATAATGAACTCATCACCACCCCAACGACTGATGATATCATCTGCACGCAGACATTGTTTTAATCGTTGAGCAACCAGTTGTAATAATTTATCACCAATTTCGTGACCTAGACTATCATTAACTTTTTTGAAGCGATCTAAATTCAAAAGACACACTGCTAGGTGATGATTGTGATTAACTTTTTCCAAAGCTGCAATGAGTAAATCATTAAATAATACTCTGTTCGGTAAATTAGTCAAAATATCATGTAAAGCTTGATAGTTAATTGTTGCTGATGCTAATTTCTCAGCCGTGATATCACGAAAACTCCAAACTCTCCCAATATTTTTTTCACCGAGATGATGTAGTTGAAAATGAGGATTAAATACTCTTCCATCCTTAAAAAAAAGGAGATTATGAATTTGTTGATCTGGATGAATATTTAATTCTCTGATTATTGTTAGATAATATCTAGGATTTTCTAGCTGTTTGAGTGCAAATCTCAATATTTGTCTATGATTACCTGATTTAATTAATAACTCAGGAATGTACCACATCCGCAGAAAATTTTGATTAAAGCTGACAATTTTATTTAGATTATCTAAAATTAAAATACCATCGGTCGTAGATTCTAGAGTTACTTTTTGTAAAGCTAGTGATTCTTTTAATGCAATTTGTATATTTTGGGTTTCATAAATTTCTCTTTGTAATTTTTCCGCCAAAGAGGATTTTGTTATATGTATATTGTGAGTCCGATATTTTTTTTCTTGTTGATTAATGAATTTTGAAACTAGAAATTTTGAAACTAATAAAGCAACAAATTGAATTCCTATATAAGTGATTACCCCAAACATCAAAGTCATTATATTAGCCTTTTCTCTAGTAGAGTGCTTCTGATTTTATGATTTTTATATTTTTGATGTTGCATAGTTAATCTCTTTTATTTATACCCTAGTATCGCTTGGTAGAAATAAATATCCAGTGAAAAAAAGTTTAAAAAGCTGATCAATAAATCTTGCTTTCTTACCTCCTATCTCTTGACACTAGCATACGTATTATTACTAACAGATAACTAAAATGTCAAGATAATTAGCCGAAAACACTTATTTTTGATGCTATCAATAAGCAATATATATATGCTGTGTAAGTATTGATTACTTAGATATTAATTTTAGGGAAAATATTAAAGTGCTAAATTAATAAAGATAACTGTGATCCTTGCTGAGTTTTATTAACTTCGATCCGGGCTTGAAAGGCTTCTTTGAGGTGGGGCATATGAGTTACGGTGAGGATACAGGCGAAATCAGCAGCGATCGCATTAATAGAGGCAATCAAGCGATCGCATCCTTCCGCATCCTGAGTACCAAACCCTTCATCTATAATCAGTAATTGCAGAGCCGCACCTGCACGTTGCGCTAATAACTTCGCTAAAGCTAATCGAATTGCAAAATTGATTCTAAACGCTTCCCCCCCGGAATAAGTTTCATAAGCTCGCGTCCCCCTGGCATCAGCAATTAAAATATCTAAAGTATCTATCAATTTGGCATTTTTCTTACTTGACTTCCCACTCCTTCCCACCTTCTGCGTCACAAACTGTACGTGTAATTGATTCGCACTCAACCGTGAAAGCAATTGATTCGTCTCAGCTTCTAATTGCGGTAACACATTTTCAATCATCAAAGCTTGGATACCATTTTTACCAAAAGCTTGCGCTAATTCCTGATAAACTCGCTGCTGCTGCTTGCAAGATTGCAATTGTTCCTGTTCCTGCTCATACTGAATTTGCAGCGTTTCCAATTGATGTATTAATTGTTCCAAACGCCCTAAATTAGCGATTTTTTCATCAAGTTCTCGTCTGCGAATTGCTATTTGCCGTTCTAAAGCATTAATTTGATCAACAGGATTAGCTGTTAATTTTAACTGCTCAACAATACTATCAATTTGACTAGCTAGATTTTGCTGATCTGCTAATCTAGTATTTTGAGAACTTGTCAAATCTTGCAATCTGGTTTGTAATTGAGGATACTGTTGCTGTGCAGACAAAAATTGTTGATAACGCAACTGCCAAGATTGAGACTCACGCACAGCTTGACGGAGATGATTGTGCTGTTCAGAACTATAATTAAGTTCCGCAAGTTGTACAGTTAAAGCTTCTATTTGTTTAGCAATATCAGAATCTGTTTGTTCAAACTGAATTCTCACCTTCAACTGCTCAATAGTAGCTTGCAATTCTGGCTTTCTCGCTGCTAATTGAGTTTGACGCTTATTTGCTTCCTTAATTTGCCCTTGTTTAATTTCTGCCCAACGCCAACGCTCTACTTCACTTCTTGCTAAGGCGTGGTCTTGTTCACTATAACTGAGTTGCTGCAAATATTCATCTAACTGCTGAAGTTCAGCTTGTTTATCAGGAGCATAATTACCTTGCAAAGAACGCTCTAAATGTTCTCGTTCTAAACCAAGTTGTCGTAACTGTTCTTGAATATCCGTAGTTGCTTGTAACTGTGCTGCTAATTGTCCTCTTTTTTCCCGTAAAGTATCATAAACCGCTAATTGTTGCGATATTTCCCGATATTCTTGCCTGAGTATTTGAATTTCTTTATCTGAAACCGCCATTTGTTCCCGCACTACCCAAAATTGCCCTTGAGTATCTTCATATTCAAGTTGAGTTTTTTGGATAACTCGACTCCAGTGATGTTCATCTAGAGGACGTTCGCACAAAGGACATAACGCATCTGGATTTTGGAGCATTTGCAATTTCTGCTCTAGTTCTGCCAGTACTTTCTCGTAGTCTTTCTGTGTAGTTTGTAACCGTTCGATAAAGTGTCTGCGTTCCTGTCCTTTTTCCTGTACCCGTTGCAAATAAACCCGCTTTTTCTCCAGTTCTTCAATTTGCACACCTACATCCATCACAGCTTGCTGTAGTTGCGGTTGACGGCGATTTTGGCTTTGGAGTTGGTTT includes:
- a CDS encoding Bpu10I family restriction endonuclease, producing the protein MEYDKWHLANVKLVGPTSTPSDNDDAIISKRLELLSTYKDFLDQQHYAEKFDSRSNLHSSVLEEFLYYLFRDLAKDFGENALIGKSHTFKDIFFVPPKYAEMLKRPYARIEKKDHDFVIGATIEASFEAVTPPEEEENPGEMLTIVKEEPENYSEVTVTGNTETHIFDIPVIVIECKTYLDKTMLEGSSRAAEDLKARNPNSLYIVLMEWIKLTSDVNLRKYKVDQIYVLRQQKNTDREFRYEEKYIKNPINPTVVQHLFHKVRKHLTMDWTGGIEYGIQRGWLIEE
- a CDS encoding AbrB/MazE/SpoVT family DNA-binding domain-containing protein; amino-acid sequence: MAGETITTQGQVTIPKEIRDYLNLDAGSKVDFVIDENRIVKLIPLNVTVQSLSGILHHPGMTPSTLEEMEAAIREESSDWS
- a CDS encoding calcium-binding protein translates to MPNPIFTDIFDGNLADNNTTTGTNLDDLILGDNGNDILIGLLGNDLLFGNNGNDTINGGDGNDTIDGGDGNDTINGGFGLDVMDGGAGIDTLDVTFFAGAYVLNMTTGVTNFVGETAINFENVNTGAGNDSIIGTAGNNVINTGAGNDSIKGGDGNDTIDGGAGNDTIDGGFGVDVMNGGAGIDTLDVTFFAGAYVLNMTTGVTNFVGETAINFENVNTGAGNDSIIGTAGNNIINTGAGNDTINGGAGNDTINGGLGNDIIDGGSGLDVMDGGAGIDTLDVTFFAGAYVLNMTTGVTNFVGETAINFENVNTGAGNDSIIGTVGNNIINTGAGNDIINGGAGNDTINGGLGNDTVDGGLGLDVMDGGAGIDTLDVTFFAGTYVLNMTTGVTNFVGETAINFENVNTGAGNDSIIGTVGNNVINTGAGNDTINGGDGNDTINGGAGNDTLIGGLGTDTITDGTGNDIYKYFATAESQVGVTRDIFTDFTSGVDKIDFSSIDADILLAGNQAFTFIGSAAFNGSGPQVRFSTSGGNLFLQAEINGDGNFTADMEIQLTGLTTILASDIIL
- a CDS encoding AAA family ATPase codes for the protein MNFRDEFKLLLRARYPLIYIPTYEEERVEAAIREEATNQGNRPVYTWDFVDGYQGNPNDVGFGKRNPLQALEFIEKLPASAPAVLILRDYHRFLDDVAISRKLRNLARLLKSQPKNIVLLSPRIAIPDDLMEVLTVVEFPLPAAPEIKAEVERLLQATGNSPSGKFLDDLVRSCQGLSMERIRRVLARAVASHGQLQPEDVDLVLEEKRQTIRQTQILDFYPATEQISDIGGLDNLKDWLIRRGGAFTEKARQYGLPHPRGLMLVGIQGTGKSLTAKAIAHNWHLPLLRLDVGRLFGGLVGESESRTRQMIQVAEALAPCILWIDEIDKAFSGLGSKGDAGTTSRVFGTFISWLAEKTSPVFVVCTANDIQALPPEMLRKGRFDEIFFVGLPSQEERKAIFNVHLSRLRSYNLKAYDIDRLAYETPDFSGAEIEQTLIEAMHIGFSQNRDFTTDDVLESASQIIPLARTAVEQIQKLQEWAASGRARLASKQNPLSDTFGKLC
- a CDS encoding SH3 domain-containing protein; its protein translation is MIVGVFKYILGFLLAIAVLLGSGLTVALYFVNRTAIPPERPKFANDNPKPKPDKPKAIQVKANPKSSPESTPTPTPTPTESPKSLPPGAYQGLVTWPQGLSMREQPTMDAKSVGGVSANQKVIILEESQDKNWQKIRVEGSDQEGWVKAGNTKKVE
- a CDS encoding putative bifunctional diguanylate cyclase/phosphodiesterase, encoding MTLMFGVITYIGIQFVALLVSKFLVSKFINQQEKKYRTHNIHITKSSLAEKLQREIYETQNIQIALKESLALQKVTLESTTDGILILDNLNKIVSFNQNFLRMWYIPELLIKSGNHRQILRFALKQLENPRYYLTIIRELNIHPDQQIHNLLFFKDGRVFNPHFQLHHLGEKNIGRVWSFRDITAEKLASATINYQALHDILTNLPNRVLFNDLLIAALEKVNHNHHLAVCLLNLDRFKKVNDSLGHEIGDKLLQLVAQRLKQCLRADDIISRWGGDEFIILLQKISDINDIEAIQKRIFAAFKQGFKIENYHLNISPSIGVSLYPQHGEDANTLIKNADAALSRVKSQGRNHYKLYHAAINSQAPELFILENSLHYALEREEFKLFYQPQVNSSTGEITKMEALLRWQHPNLGLIPPATFIPIAEENGLILPISEWVLRTACLQNKAWQENINLPHLSIAVNLSARQFQQPNLVNMIEQVLSATKLEHKYLELEITETVAMQDVKLTQNILRELDNIGVFISIDDFGTGYSSLSYLKDFPVHSLKIDQSFVRDLANGDNQTAITTAIIALAHRLNLSVVAEGVETQEQLSILRLLECEVMQGYLFSHPLSADDATIMLTKYQQQRVSNSYVVASNYVN
- the sbcC gene encoding exonuclease subunit SbcC: MIPVQLILKNFLSYRDATLDFGGLHTACICGSNGAGKSSLLEAITWVIWGESRATVEDDVIYSGAKEVRVDFTFHNNQQTYRVIRTRVRGATSILEFQIETPAGFRPLTGKGVRATQDVILQHIKLDYDTFINSAYLRQGRADEFMLKRPTERKEILAELLKLNQYDQLEERAKDFSKQYKGRLEELERSLEGIKTQLQQRETTQAQKVELEVQLDKLQQQQAFDNIQLQSLQVVQHQRQSWEQQLSFVRQQYQNLSQDCDRLHKEQLTVQSQLADLETTLNQELEITSGYAEYQSLQSQEEAFATKFAQHTQATGLRQQQQQQLNKQIQTLERQLQQSQAQLEALEQQEREIQQTLTKSPEVETALAQLATARNHLSHLDQLQMQVNPLLQQRATLQTQLDRTHAGLIARLEQLQNTENQLQSQNRRQPQLQQAVMDVGVQIEELEKKRVYLQRVQEKGQERRHFIERLQTTQKDYEKVLAELEQKLQMLQNPDALCPLCERPLDEHHWSRVIQKTQLEYEDTQGQFWVVREQMAVSDKEIQILRQEYREISQQLAVYDTLREKRGQLAAQLQATTDIQEQLRQLGLEREHLERSLQGNYAPDKQAELQQLDEYLQQLSYSEQDHALARSEVERWRWAEIKQGQIKEANKRQTQLAARKPELQATIEQLKVRIQFEQTDSDIAKQIEALTVQLAELNYSSEQHNHLRQAVRESQSWQLRYQQFLSAQQQYPQLQTRLQDLTSSQNTRLADQQNLASQIDSIVEQLKLTANPVDQINALERQIAIRRRELDEKIANLGRLEQLIHQLETLQIQYEQEQEQLQSCKQQQRVYQELAQAFGKNGIQALMIENVLPQLEAETNQLLSRLSANQLHVQFVTQKVGRSGKSSKKNAKLIDTLDILIADARGTRAYETYSGGEAFRINFAIRLALAKLLAQRAGAALQLLIIDEGFGTQDAEGCDRLIASINAIAADFACILTVTHMPHLKEAFQARIEVNKTQQGSQLSLLI